A stretch of Pseudomonas sp. LS.1a DNA encodes these proteins:
- a CDS encoding DUF3077 domain-containing protein, translated as MDKEMDDDTGTLGLTVGSATFLDGVLDGKKLFRVEPGNCCDHAIEQASVLMDCSRRASFIGVMDNEPVLVWASHFLCDMAKALMDDAHMGMRKNR; from the coding sequence ATGGACAAGGAAATGGATGACGACACCGGCACACTGGGCCTGACCGTAGGTTCGGCCACGTTCCTGGATGGTGTGCTGGATGGCAAGAAACTGTTCCGCGTAGAACCGGGAAACTGCTGCGACCATGCCATCGAACAAGCGTCGGTATTGATGGACTGCTCTCGGCGAGCGTCGTTCATCGGGGTGATGGACAACGAACCGGTGCTGGTCTGGGCTTCGCACTTTCTCTGCGACATGGCCAAGGCGCTGATGGATGACGCCCACATGGGTATGCGCAAGAACCGATAG
- a CDS encoding formate dehydrogenase subunit gamma, producing the protein MPDELLHLPVIHRILARDKDTPGALLPILHAIQHDIGYIPDAAVAEIAHALNLSLAEVRGVISFYHDFRTTPPARHTLRLCRAESCQSRGAEALAAQLREQLALDDHGTSADGAISLRPVYCLGACACSPALELDGQVHARLTPERLRALVNACREDAAC; encoded by the coding sequence ATGCCTGATGAATTGCTCCACCTGCCTGTGATCCACCGCATTCTGGCCCGTGACAAGGATACCCCTGGCGCCCTGTTGCCGATCCTGCATGCCATCCAGCACGACATCGGCTACATCCCCGATGCCGCTGTCGCCGAAATTGCCCATGCCTTGAACCTCAGCTTGGCCGAGGTGCGCGGGGTGATCAGCTTCTACCACGATTTCCGCACCACGCCACCGGCGCGCCACACCTTGCGCCTGTGCCGCGCCGAGTCGTGCCAGAGCCGGGGCGCCGAGGCACTGGCCGCACAACTGCGCGAACAGCTGGCGCTGGACGACCATGGCACCAGCGCCGACGGCGCCATCAGTCTGCGTCCGGTGTACTGCCTGGGCGCCTGTGCCTGCTCGCCAGCGCTGGAACTGGACGGCCAGGTGCATGCGCGCCTTACCCCTGAGCGCCTGCGCGCACTGGTCAACGCTTGCCGGGAGGACGCAGCATGCTGA
- a CDS encoding formate dehydrogenase beta subunit translates to MLKLYIPCDSVARAVGADQVADALQREAERRQLPLDIQRTSSRGLYWLEPLLECDSTQGRLGFGPLTPEDVPSLLDALTGEPGEPGGHPLALGPVEDIPYLKTQQRLLFARAGITRPLSLDDYRAHGGFAGLEAAVALDGAEVVAAVLDSGLRGRGGAAFPAGIKWRTVRDAGAGQKYVVCNADEGDSGTFADRMLMEGDPFLLIEGMIIAGLAVGADKGYIYVRSEYPDAIRALDQAFAIARDAGYLGSDVAGSGLAFDLEVRVGAGAYICGEETALLESIEGKRGIVRAKPPLPALQGLFGLPTLVHNVLTLASVPIIMAKGAAFYRDFGMGRSLGTMPFQLAGNIRQGGLVERAFGLTLRELVEGYGGGTASGRPLKAAQVGGPLGAWVPPSHFDTPLDYEAFAAMGAMLGHGGVVVADDTLNMASMARFALQFCAEESCGKCTPCRIGSTRGMEVVDRLIATSDMTERHDQALLLRDLCDTMQYGSLCAMGGMTAYPVASALKYFPADFGLTHTEAAQ, encoded by the coding sequence ATGCTGAAGCTGTATATCCCCTGCGATTCGGTAGCCCGTGCCGTGGGTGCCGATCAGGTCGCCGATGCCTTGCAGCGCGAGGCCGAGCGCCGCCAGCTGCCGCTGGACATCCAGCGCACCAGCTCCCGCGGGCTGTACTGGCTGGAGCCGTTGCTGGAGTGCGACAGCACGCAAGGGCGCCTGGGTTTCGGCCCGCTCACCCCGGAAGACGTGCCGTCCTTGCTCGACGCCTTGACCGGTGAGCCCGGCGAACCCGGAGGCCACCCGCTGGCGCTGGGGCCGGTCGAAGACATCCCTTACCTCAAGACCCAGCAACGCCTGCTGTTCGCCCGTGCCGGCATCACCCGCCCATTGTCGCTGGACGACTACCGCGCCCATGGCGGTTTTGCCGGCCTTGAAGCGGCCGTGGCCCTGGACGGTGCCGAAGTGGTCGCCGCCGTGCTCGATTCCGGCTTGCGCGGCCGCGGCGGTGCCGCATTCCCGGCCGGCATCAAGTGGCGCACCGTGCGTGACGCCGGGGCCGGGCAGAAGTACGTGGTGTGCAACGCCGACGAGGGCGACTCCGGTACCTTCGCCGACCGCATGCTGATGGAAGGCGACCCGTTCCTGCTGATCGAGGGCATGATCATTGCCGGCCTCGCCGTGGGGGCCGACAAGGGCTACATCTATGTGCGCTCGGAATACCCCGACGCCATCCGCGCGCTCGACCAGGCCTTCGCCATCGCCCGCGACGCCGGCTACCTCGGCAGCGACGTGGCCGGCAGCGGCCTGGCCTTCGACCTGGAAGTGCGGGTCGGCGCCGGCGCCTATATCTGCGGCGAAGAAACCGCACTGCTCGAATCCATCGAAGGCAAGCGCGGCATCGTCCGCGCCAAGCCTCCGCTACCGGCGCTGCAGGGCCTGTTCGGCCTGCCGACGCTGGTGCACAACGTGCTTACCCTGGCCTCGGTCCCCATCATCATGGCCAAGGGCGCGGCGTTCTATCGCGACTTCGGCATGGGCCGCTCGCTGGGCACCATGCCGTTCCAGCTGGCCGGCAACATCCGCCAGGGCGGCCTGGTGGAACGCGCCTTTGGCCTGACCCTGCGCGAACTGGTGGAAGGCTATGGCGGCGGCACGGCCAGTGGCCGGCCGTTGAAGGCCGCGCAGGTCGGTGGCCCGCTCGGTGCCTGGGTGCCGCCCAGCCACTTCGACACGCCGCTGGACTATGAAGCCTTCGCCGCCATGGGCGCGATGCTCGGCCATGGTGGTGTGGTGGTGGCTGACGACACCCTGAACATGGCCAGCATGGCGCGCTTCGCCTTGCAGTTCTGTGCCGAAGAGTCCTGTGGCAAGTGCACCCCGTGCCGCATCGGCTCGACCCGGGGCATGGAAGTGGTCGACCGGCTGATCGCCACCAGCGACATGACCGAGCGGCATGACCAGGCCCTGTTGCTGCGTGACCTGTGCGACACCATGCAATACGGCTCGCTGTGTGCCATGGGCGGCATGACCGCTTACCCGGTGGCCAGCGCCCTCAAGTACTTCCCTGCCGATTTCGGGCTGACCCACACGGAGGCCGCACAGTGA
- the fdhF gene encoding formate dehydrogenase subunit alpha: MINFFDPASDKSSDLGTPARDSEVQVSLSIDGRAITVPAGTSVMRAAAMLGTSIPKLCATDSLEAFGSCRMCMVEIEGMRGYPASCTTPVSEGMVVHTETPRLAGLRRNVMELYISDHPLDCLTCSANGNCELQTVAGQVGLREVRYGYDGANHLAEKKDVSNPYFDYEPSKCIVCSRCVRACEDIQGTFALTITGRGFESRVAAAGGENFLASECVSCGACVQACPTATLTEKSLVQLGQPERAVITTCAYCGVGCSFRAEMKGDQLVRMVPDKNGGANHGHACVKGRFAWGYATHPDRITKPMIRKRLEDPWQEVSWDEAVTYAASEFRRIQLKYGRDSIGGITSSRCTNEEAYLVQKLVRTAFGNNNVDTCARVCHSPTGYGLKQTLGESAGTQSFDSVMQADVVLVIGANPTDAHPVFGSQLKRRLRQGARLIVIDPRRIDLVDSPHARAELHLQLRPGTNVAMLNALAHVIVTEGLLAQRFIDARCETEDFARWRDFVSQAENAPEVLGPVCGVPAEQIRAAARLYATGGNAAIYYGLGVTEHSQGSTAVMGIANLAMATGNIGREGVGVNPLRGQNNVQGSCDMGSFPHELPGYRHISNEGVRAEFERAWGVTLQPDPGLRIPNMFEAALDGSFKALYCQGEDIAQSDPNTQHVTAALLAMECVVVQDIFLNETAKFAHVFLPGSSFLEKDGTFTNAERRISRVRKVMEPLAGKADWEATVALANALGYPMNYRHPSEIMDEIARLTPTFHRVSYAEIDRHGSLQWPCNDAAPDGTPTMHIDQFVRGKGRFMLTGYVPTDEKVNTRYPLLLTTGRILSQYNVGAQTRRTANVAWHDADRLEIHPTDAESRGIQDGDWVGIGSRAGQTVLRAKVSTRVAPGVVYTTFHFPESGANVITTDNSDWATNCPEYKVTAVEVVKVFQPSQWQKRYQDFSDEQRRLLKERRIAEKTEVRR; this comes from the coding sequence GTGATCAATTTCTTCGACCCCGCTTCTGATAAAAGCAGCGACCTCGGCACCCCGGCCCGTGACAGCGAGGTACAGGTCAGCCTGAGCATCGATGGCCGTGCCATCACTGTGCCCGCCGGTACCTCGGTGATGCGTGCCGCGGCCATGCTCGGCACCAGCATCCCCAAACTGTGCGCCACCGACAGCCTCGAAGCTTTCGGCTCGTGCCGCATGTGCATGGTGGAAATCGAAGGCATGCGCGGCTACCCGGCCTCCTGCACCACCCCGGTCAGCGAAGGCATGGTCGTACACACCGAAACGCCGCGCCTGGCCGGCCTGCGCCGCAACGTGATGGAACTGTACATCTCCGACCACCCGCTGGACTGCCTGACCTGTTCGGCCAACGGCAACTGCGAGCTGCAGACCGTGGCTGGCCAGGTGGGCCTGCGCGAGGTGCGCTACGGCTACGACGGCGCCAACCACCTGGCCGAGAAAAAGGACGTATCCAACCCGTATTTCGACTACGAGCCGAGCAAGTGCATCGTCTGCAGCCGCTGCGTGCGTGCCTGCGAGGACATCCAGGGCACCTTCGCCCTGACCATCACCGGGCGCGGCTTCGAATCGCGGGTGGCAGCGGCGGGGGGTGAAAACTTCCTCGCTTCCGAGTGCGTGTCGTGTGGCGCCTGCGTGCAGGCCTGCCCGACCGCGACCCTGACGGAAAAGAGCCTGGTGCAGCTGGGCCAACCCGAGCGTGCGGTCATCACTACCTGCGCCTATTGCGGCGTCGGCTGCTCGTTCCGCGCCGAAATGAAGGGCGACCAGCTGGTGCGCATGGTCCCGGACAAGAACGGCGGTGCCAACCACGGCCACGCCTGCGTCAAGGGCCGCTTTGCCTGGGGCTACGCCACCCACCCGGACCGCATCACCAAGCCGATGATCCGCAAGCGCCTGGAAGACCCGTGGCAGGAAGTCAGCTGGGACGAGGCGGTGACCTACGCCGCCAGCGAGTTCCGCCGCATCCAGCTCAAGTACGGCCGCGACTCCATCGGCGGCATCACCTCCAGCCGCTGCACCAACGAAGAAGCCTACCTGGTGCAGAAACTGGTGCGCACGGCGTTCGGTAACAACAACGTCGACACCTGCGCACGGGTATGCCATTCGCCTACCGGCTATGGCCTGAAGCAGACCCTGGGCGAGTCGGCCGGTACGCAAAGCTTCGACTCGGTGATGCAGGCCGACGTGGTGCTGGTGATCGGCGCCAACCCTACTGACGCCCACCCGGTATTCGGCTCGCAGCTCAAGCGCCGCCTGCGCCAGGGCGCGCGGCTGATCGTGATCGACCCCCGGCGCATCGACCTGGTCGATTCGCCGCATGCCCGCGCCGAGCTGCACCTGCAACTGCGCCCGGGCACCAACGTGGCCATGCTCAATGCGTTGGCCCACGTGATCGTCACTGAAGGCCTGCTGGCCCAGCGTTTCATCGATGCCCGCTGCGAAACCGAGGATTTCGCCCGCTGGCGCGACTTCGTCAGCCAGGCGGAAAACGCCCCCGAAGTGCTTGGCCCGGTCTGCGGCGTGCCTGCCGAGCAGATCCGTGCCGCCGCCCGCCTGTATGCAACCGGCGGCAACGCGGCCATCTACTACGGCCTGGGCGTCACCGAGCATAGCCAGGGCAGTACCGCGGTGATGGGCATCGCCAACCTGGCCATGGCTACCGGCAACATCGGCCGTGAAGGGGTAGGGGTGAACCCGCTGCGCGGGCAGAACAACGTGCAGGGCTCGTGCGACATGGGCTCGTTCCCCCACGAACTGCCCGGCTACCGGCACATTTCCAACGAGGGTGTGCGCGCCGAGTTCGAGCGTGCCTGGGGCGTGACCCTGCAGCCCGACCCGGGCCTGCGCATCCCCAACATGTTCGAGGCGGCGCTGGACGGCAGCTTCAAGGCCCTGTACTGCCAAGGCGAGGACATTGCCCAGAGCGACCCCAACACCCAGCACGTCACCGCGGCCCTGCTGGCCATGGAGTGCGTGGTGGTGCAGGACATCTTCCTCAACGAAACGGCCAAGTTCGCCCATGTGTTCCTGCCGGGCAGCTCGTTCCTGGAGAAGGACGGCACTTTCACCAATGCCGAGCGACGCATTTCGCGGGTGCGCAAGGTCATGGAACCGCTGGCCGGCAAGGCCGACTGGGAGGCGACCGTGGCCCTGGCCAATGCCCTGGGCTACCCGATGAACTACCGCCACCCGTCCGAGATCATGGACGAAATCGCCCGCCTGACGCCCACCTTCCACCGCGTCAGCTACGCCGAGATCGACCGCCACGGCAGCCTGCAGTGGCCGTGCAACGACGCCGCGCCCGATGGCACGCCGACCATGCACATCGACCAGTTCGTGCGCGGCAAGGGGCGCTTCATGCTTACCGGCTACGTGCCCACCGACGAGAAGGTCAACACCCGCTACCCGCTGCTGCTGACCACCGGGCGCATCCTCAGCCAGTACAACGTCGGCGCCCAGACCCGGCGCACCGCCAATGTCGCCTGGCATGACGCCGACCGCCTGGAAATTCACCCGACCGACGCCGAAAGCCGTGGCATCCAGGATGGGGACTGGGTCGGCATCGGCAGCCGTGCCGGGCAGACCGTGCTGCGCGCCAAAGTCAGCACGCGGGTGGCGCCGGGGGTGGTGTACACCACGTTCCACTTCCCTGAATCGGGGGCGAACGTGATTACCACCGACAACTCCGACTGGGCCACCAACTGCCCTGAGTACAAGGTGACGGCGGTGGAGGTAGTGAAGGTGTTCCAGCCTTCGCAGTGGCAGAAGCGCTACCAGGACTTCAGTGACGAGCAGCGGCGCTTGCTGAAGGAACGCCGTATTGCGGAGAAAACCGAGGTGCGCCGATGA
- a CDS encoding formate dehydrogenase subunit delta, with product MSSENLVKMANQIAHYFDSEPDRALAVQGVRQHLQSFWTPAMRQQLAQWAEANAGEGLDPKVREALA from the coding sequence ATGAGTAGTGAGAACCTGGTCAAGATGGCCAACCAGATTGCCCATTACTTTGACAGCGAGCCAGACCGGGCGCTGGCGGTGCAAGGGGTACGGCAGCATCTGCAGAGTTTCTGGACGCCGGCAATGCGCCAGCAGCTGGCGCAATGGGCCGAGGCCAATGCAGGGGAGGGCCTGGACCCGAAGGTGCGGGAGGCGTTGGCCTAG
- a CDS encoding universal stress protein, producing MQAVRSILVVLDPEHAHSRALTRAKLIAGLTGARLHLLMCDRRHDHSALLSLLSSQLHDDGYDNVTHEEAWRDNLHDTIIYVQQAEGCELVIKEHRPDNPLKKALLTPSDWKLLRQCPCAVLMVKSERPWTGGKVLAAVDVGNQDEDHRRLHASIIDHGFEIAKLAKGELHVISAHPSPMLSASDPVYQLTETIEKRYREACKAFQAEYGISDECLHVAEGPADVLIPYTEQKLDAVVTVIGTVCRTGISGALIGNTSEVVLDSLEGDVLVLKSEEAIAHQAELARG from the coding sequence ATGCAAGCCGTCCGCAGCATCCTCGTCGTTCTCGACCCCGAGCACGCCCACAGCCGGGCACTGACCCGGGCCAAGCTGATCGCCGGCCTCACCGGCGCGCGCCTGCACCTGCTGATGTGCGACAGAAGGCATGACCACAGCGCGCTGCTGAGCCTGCTGAGCAGCCAGTTGCATGATGACGGGTACGACAACGTCACCCATGAAGAGGCCTGGCGCGACAACCTGCACGACACCATCATCTACGTGCAGCAGGCCGAGGGCTGCGAGCTGGTGATCAAGGAGCACCGCCCGGACAACCCGCTGAAAAAGGCCCTGCTCACCCCAAGCGACTGGAAGCTGCTGCGCCAGTGCCCGTGTGCCGTGCTGATGGTCAAGAGCGAGCGGCCGTGGACCGGCGGCAAGGTCCTGGCCGCGGTGGACGTAGGCAACCAGGACGAGGACCACCGCCGCCTGCATGCCAGCATCATCGACCATGGTTTCGAGATTGCCAAACTGGCCAAGGGCGAGCTGCACGTCATCAGCGCCCATCCCTCGCCGATGCTGTCGGCGTCGGACCCGGTGTACCAGTTGACCGAAACCATCGAGAAGCGTTACCGCGAGGCGTGCAAGGCATTCCAGGCCGAGTACGGCATCAGCGACGAGTGCCTGCATGTGGCCGAAGGGCCGGCTGATGTACTGATCCCGTATACCGAGCAGAAGCTCGATGCGGTGGTGACGGTGATCGGCACCGTGTGCCGCACGGGGATTTCCGGGGCGTTGATTGGCAATACCTCGGAAGTGGTGCTGGATTCGCTGGAAGGGGATGTGCTGGTGCTCAAGAGCGAGGAGGCAATTGCCCACCAGGCGGAATTGGCCCGCGGCTGA
- a CDS encoding tRNA-(ms[2]io[6]A)-hydroxylase codes for MSLIPEIDAFLGCPTPDAWIEAALADQETLLIDHKNCEFKAASTALSLIAKYNTHLDLINMMSRLAREELVHHEQVLRLMKRRGVPLRPVSAGRYASGLRRLVRAHEPVKLVDTLVVGAFIEARSCERFAALVPHLDEELGRFYHGLLKSEARHYQGYLKLAHNYGDEADIARRVELVRAAEVELIQSPDQELRFHSGIPLAQAA; via the coding sequence ATGTCCCTGATCCCCGAAATCGACGCCTTTCTTGGTTGCCCGACGCCAGATGCCTGGATCGAAGCGGCGCTCGCCGACCAGGAAACCCTGCTGATCGACCACAAGAACTGCGAATTCAAGGCTGCCAGCACCGCCCTGAGCCTGATCGCCAAGTACAACACCCACCTTGATCTGATCAACATGATGTCGCGCCTGGCCCGCGAGGAGCTGGTGCACCACGAGCAGGTGCTGCGCCTGATGAAGCGCCGTGGCGTGCCGCTGCGCCCGGTGTCGGCGGGGCGTTATGCGTCGGGGCTGCGGCGCCTGGTGCGCGCCCACGAGCCGGTCAAGCTGGTGGATACGCTGGTGGTGGGGGCATTTATCGAGGCGCGCAGCTGCGAGCGCTTTGCCGCGTTGGTGCCGCACCTGGATGAGGAACTGGGCCGCTTCTACCACGGCCTGCTGAAGAGCGAAGCGCGCCATTACCAGGGTTACCTGAAACTGGCGCACAACTACGGCGATGAGGCAGACATTGCCCGCCGGGTGGAGCTGGTGCGCGCAGCGGAGGTGGAGCTGATCCAGTCACCGGACCAGGAGCTGCGCTTCCACAGCGGTATCCCGCTGGCACAGGCCGCCTGA
- a CDS encoding DUF883 family protein: MARKNATLADSDQIKDQVFSELQALIEESEKLLNDSAALVGDEAETLRAQVSLKLRQARHAASKVRSRAQPVVEATQDYIGGHPWQTVAISAGLGLVAGLLLGRRH, from the coding sequence ATGGCCCGGAAAAACGCCACGCTGGCCGACAGCGATCAGATCAAGGACCAGGTATTCAGCGAACTGCAGGCGCTGATCGAAGAATCGGAAAAGCTGCTGAACGACAGTGCCGCCCTGGTGGGTGACGAGGCCGAAACCCTGCGCGCGCAGGTAAGCCTCAAGCTACGCCAGGCGCGCCATGCCGCCAGCAAGGTACGCAGCAGGGCGCAACCGGTGGTGGAGGCTACCCAGGACTACATCGGCGGCCACCCGTGGCAGACCGTGGCCATTTCCGCGGGCCTCGGCCTGGTAGCCGGCCTGCTGCTGGGCCGTCGCCACTGA
- a CDS encoding LEA type 2 family protein, giving the protein MAARLQRYARLFLVLLMAYGLGACALFQARDPVNISVIGIEPLPGQELELRMAVKMRVQNPNEAPIDYNGIALNLEVNGQPLAAGVSDQQGHIGRYGEAVIVVPVSITAFSFLRQAYGLGHVDSLQGLPYVLRGKLAGGLLGTVRFTDEGRLDLPKGASW; this is encoded by the coding sequence ATGGCTGCCCGTCTGCAACGCTACGCCCGCCTGTTCCTGGTCCTGCTGATGGCCTACGGCCTGGGGGCCTGCGCGCTGTTCCAGGCACGCGACCCGGTCAATATCAGCGTGATCGGTATCGAGCCGCTACCCGGCCAGGAGCTGGAACTGCGCATGGCGGTGAAGATGCGGGTGCAAAACCCCAACGAGGCGCCCATCGACTACAACGGCATCGCCCTGAACCTGGAAGTGAACGGCCAGCCGCTGGCTGCCGGGGTCAGCGACCAGCAGGGGCACATTGGCCGTTATGGCGAAGCAGTGATCGTGGTGCCGGTGAGCATCACGGCGTTTTCCTTCCTGCGCCAGGCCTATGGGCTGGGCCATGTGGATTCGCTGCAGGGCCTGCCCTATGTACTGCGCGGCAAGCTGGCCGGCGGGCTGCTGGGGACCGTGCGCTTCACCGACGAGGGCAGGCTGGACCTGCCCAAAGGCGCCTCCTGGTAA
- a CDS encoding sigma-70 family RNA polymerase sigma factor, protein MLTSPVSGLLASFQEHYDDLLQFLTRRMSDRQRAADVAQETYLKLVNIDQQAVPVLHARSFIFRVAGNLAIDALRREQRIAASHDDCERAGEVACPAPAPEAALLARERLQILDQALLQLPDNARQALLLNRVEGLTQAQIAQRLGVSESMVAKYIGQALRHCRGWLKQAGVAAALVLAVGVAGWQQAPVLLADYRTGVGERQVVTLADGTRVTLNSASALSVVFSDRERRVVLASGEALFETTDDSRPFVVDTAGERVQGRAATFSVRRDGRVVLAQGEAKVGEHELAVAADAGTQMAWQRGKLIFNGKPLGQVLAELERYRHGRIVLSDSKLAAMEVSGVFDLDEPEALLQTLEQRYGLKVTYLPWLAVVH, encoded by the coding sequence ATGCTGACCTCACCCGTGTCGGGCCTGCTGGCGAGTTTCCAGGAGCACTACGACGACCTGCTGCAGTTCCTGACCCGGCGCATGAGCGACCGCCAGCGTGCTGCCGACGTCGCGCAGGAAACCTACCTGAAGCTGGTGAACATCGACCAGCAGGCAGTGCCGGTGCTGCACGCGCGCAGTTTCATCTTCCGCGTGGCCGGCAACCTGGCGATCGATGCCTTGCGCCGCGAGCAGCGCATTGCCGCCAGCCACGACGACTGCGAGCGGGCAGGTGAGGTGGCCTGCCCGGCGCCGGCACCCGAGGCGGCGTTGCTGGCCCGGGAGCGTCTGCAGATTCTCGACCAGGCGCTGCTGCAACTGCCCGACAATGCCCGCCAGGCGCTGTTGCTCAACCGCGTCGAAGGCCTGACCCAGGCGCAGATCGCGCAACGCCTGGGGGTTTCCGAAAGCATGGTGGCGAAATACATCGGCCAGGCCCTGCGCCATTGCCGAGGCTGGCTCAAACAGGCGGGGGTGGCTGCTGCGCTGGTGTTGGCCGTTGGTGTGGCGGGTTGGCAGCAGGCGCCGGTGCTGCTGGCGGATTACCGCACCGGGGTGGGGGAGCGGCAGGTGGTGACCCTGGCCGATGGCACACGGGTGACGCTGAACAGCGCCAGTGCCCTGAGCGTGGTGTTCAGCGACCGTGAGCGGCGGGTGGTGCTGGCGTCTGGCGAGGCCTTGTTCGAGACCACCGATGATTCACGGCCCTTTGTGGTCGATACGGCCGGTGAGCGGGTGCAGGGGCGTGCGGCCACCTTCAGCGTGCGTCGCGATGGCCGCGTGGTATTGGCACAGGGTGAGGCCAAGGTTGGCGAGCATGAACTGGCAGTAGCGGCCGATGCCGGCACGCAGATGGCCTGGCAGCGCGGCAAGCTGATCTTCAACGGCAAGCCGCTGGGGCAGGTGCTGGCGGAGCTTGAGCGTTACCGGCATGGGCGCATTGTGCTGTCGGACAGCAAGCTCGCGGCGATGGAGGTGAGCGGGGTGTTCGACCTCGATGAGCCGGAGGCCCTGTTGCAGACACTTGAACAGCGCTATGGGCTGAAGGTGACCTACCTGCCGTGGCTGGCCGTGGTTCATTGA